From Trichoderma atroviride chromosome 1, complete sequence, one genomic window encodes:
- a CDS encoding uncharacterized protein (EggNog:ENOG41~TransMembrane:1 (n9-19c24/25o53-70i)~SECRETED:SignalP(1-22)) — protein sequence MSALFNFRSLLLVILLLICTSAYVHHFTPGIMDRNKNGVMGIFWKCARIGERLSPYISICCVIMAVRILPSMSSSISKD from the exons ATG TCTGCGCTCTTCAACTTCAGGTCCCTCTTACTCGTCATCTTGCTGTTGATTTGCACGAGCGCCTATGTCCACCATTTCACCCCGGGCATCATGGACCGGAACAAGAACGG AGTTATGGGTATCTTCTGGAAATGCGCCAGGATAGGGGAGCGACTAAGTCCATATATAAGTATATGCTGTGTCATCATGGCCGTACGTATACTTCCCTCCATGTCTTCTTCGATTTCCAAAGATTAG
- a CDS encoding uncharacterized protein (EggNog:ENOG41~TransMembrane:10 (i108-127o139-157i169-189o195-217i229-249o282-302i314-333o353-371i383-402o408-427i)) produces the protein MEAEQISGSPPAPAEIELHLPPYKNHPEEADGYHIAPQNAVVSSDYQTETKPSLLAEDFRQLSISPAPSGRLSPIPHGPYNPTGVHPPPLEAPSSRLKQFWIRNKPSILVAVSQFFGALMNLSARLLELDGDGIHPIQVLLLRQGLTSVVCCAYMWWKGIPDFFLGNKEVRWLLLARGFSGFFGIYGMWYSMMYLPLADATVIGFLAPGVAGLLCYFALREPFTRPERIATGVALLGVILIAQPVSLFMDLSSSDDQVVDAPEQVDGAFPGLDREPTAEERLLAVGVALLGVLGAAGAFTCIRTIGKRAHPLISVNFFGMACTFICVMTLTLAPTLNISQPHLRWITPTSWKGWFLLLWIAVPGFIMQYLLTSGLAADKSNKANAMIYTHMLFAVSFDRWIFDHSMSMTSLAGCALILGSAITVVFTKKSASSKSERCRKAGELGRRSRRIADACRYRGSWRRNKFE, from the coding sequence ATGGAGGCTGAACAAATATCCGGATCCCCGCCTGCCCCGGCAGAGATTGAGCTGCACCTCCCCCCATACAAAAATCATccagaagaggcagatggtTACCATATTGCGCCGCAAAACGCAGTTGTTTCAAGCGATTATCAGACGGAAACGAAACCATCGCTGTTAGCTGAAGACTTTCGTCAACTTTCCATAAGTCCAGCTCCCAGTGGAAGACTCTCCCCGATTCCCCATGGACCATATAATCCGACGGGAGTTCATCCGCCTCCTCTCGAAGCGCCGTCGTCTCGGTTAAAGCAGTTTTGGATAAGAAACAAGCCTTCTATACTTGTAGCCGTCTCTCAGTTTTTCGGGGCTTTGATGAACCTCAGTGCTCGACTGCTGGAATTAGACGGCGATGGAATACATCCAATCCAGGTCCTTCTCCTTCGGCAAGGACTCACATCTGTTGTTTGCTGTGCATACATGTGGTGGAAGGGCATACCCGATTTCTTCTTGGGCAATAAGGAGGTCAGATGGCTTCTGCTGGCTCGAGGTTTCTCGGGATTCTTTGGCATATACGGCATGTGGTATTCCATGATGTATCTGCCACTCGCCGATGCCACTGTCATTGGCTTTCTCGCCCCTGGTGTTGCTGGCCTTTTATGCTACTTTGCCTTGCGGGAGCCATTTACACGACCCGAGCGGATTGCCACTGGCGTAGCCCTTTTGGGAGTGATACTCATTGCTCAGCCGGTTTCTTTGTTCATGGACCTCTCTTCGTCCGACGACCAGGTGGTGGATGCTCCTGAGCAAGTGGATGGGGCTTTTCCTGGCCTAGATCGCGAGCCAACAGCTGAAGAACGGCTGCTCGCCGTCGGTGTTGCTCTTCTCGGGGTGTTGGGAGCTGCCGGCGCATTCACATGCATTCGTACCATTGGAAAGCGCGCTCACCCTCTAATCTCAGTCAACTTCTTTGGCATGGCGTGTACATTCATCTGCGTCATGACGTTAACTCTGGCGCCAACTCTAAACATCAGCCAACCTCACTTGAGGTGGATCACGCCAACGTCTTGGAAGGGATGGTTTTTGCTCCTTTGGATCGCAGTGCCTGGCTTCATAATGCAATACCTGTTGACCTCGGGCCTTGCAGCCGACAAGTCCAACAAAGCAAACGCCATGATATATACCCACATGCTGTTTGCCGTCAGCTTTGATCGTTGGATTTTCGACCACAGCATGAGCATGACAAGCCTGGCTGGCTGTGCTCTTATTCTTGGCAGCGCTATCACCGTCGTTTTCACAAAAAAATCCGCCAGTTCCAAAAGCGAACGATGTCGAAAGGCAGGGGAACTtggaaggagaagcagaaggatCGCCGATGCTTGTCGATACCGGGGTTCATGGAGAAGGAATAAATTTGAGTAG
- a CDS encoding uncharacterized protein (BUSCO:EOG092D3MB4) — translation MNPNMSHPRVEEVSDSDPDIVSDPDEVDLDDFAETDIIRARGPSTQKQRIVDSSDDDDEANDLHAAAARAQQFLNPMSGPGISTLPATSDRSAFNNHQCLYPVYFDASRTRAEGRRVSAALAVKNPLAREIANACSRLRLQTLLEPEKIHPKDWSNPGRVKVALKKEKAAGSPASAAIANKHHLYVLVAKHLRENPTTENSPGLRLRFGNQMQPPEDKPYPKPAVPRGWKMNEYLPYLSAAMTGGGVSENLFKDMMKEMQGGADPMAALLASQAGGGGGSGGASGAEEGKKKKKDKKGKGKA, via the exons ATGAAT CCCAACATGTCTCACCCGCGGGTAGAAGAAGTCTCCGACAGCGACCCGGACATCGTCTCGGACCCCGACGAGGTCGACCTCGACGACTTTGCCGAAACAGACATCATCCGCGCGCGCGGCCCCAGCACCCAGAAGCAGCGCATCGTCGACTCctcagacgacgacgacgaggccaaCGACctccacgccgccgccgcccgcgccCAGCAGTTCCTGAACCCCATGTCGGGCCCGGGCATCTCGACGCTGCCCGCCACCTCGGACCGCTCCGCCTTCAACAACCACCAGTGCCTGTACCCGGTCTACTTCGACGCCTCGCGCACCCGCGCCGAGGGCCGCCGCGTCAGCGCCGCCCTGGCCGTCAAGAACCCGCTGGCGCGCGAAATCGCAAACGCCTGCTCGCGCCTGCGCCTGCAGACGCTGCTCGAGCCCGAGAAGATCCACCCCAAGGACTGGTCCAACCCGGGCCGCGTCAAGGTCGCCctcaagaaggaaaaggccgcCGGCTCGCCAGCGTCagccgccattgccaacaAGCACCACCTGTACGTCCTCGTGGCCAAGCACCTGCGCGAGAACCCGACGACGGAGAACTCGCCCGGCCTGCGGCTGCGCTTCGGCAACCAGATGCAGCCGCCCGAAGACAAGCCCTACCCGAAGCCCGCCGTGCCGCGGGGCTGGAAGATGAACGAGTACCTGCCGTACCTGAGCGCTGCCATGacgggcggcggcgtctcGGAGAATCTGTTCAAGGACATGATGAAGGAGATGCAGGGCGGCGCCGATCCCATGGCTGCGCTGCTTGCGAGCCAggctggtggcggcggcggcagtggTGGCGCGAGCGGCGCGGaggagggcaagaagaagaagaaggacaaaaagggcaaagggAAAGCTTAA
- a CDS encoding uncharacterized protein (EggNog:ENOG41), whose protein sequence is MSHKMNPAVGADIRDFVQRFHELTVQRDSMDNLFKDLVIYCNQVENELRHESQRLLNAQIELQNAAAQRSDLEHRLRLYEAEEQDAKVKVNKEMDKIKNHNPYVMVLIDGDGLMFRDTWIKQGLEGGKKVAYALRAAVAERFGEEVEDLEIVAKVVANLSGLGKAMQRDGCVDSPSTLKDFTLGFTQAKATFDYIDVGYGKERADSKIKETTRWHLRNHNCKHIMLGISHDAGYAPFLDETLQNEATRQRISIIEGVTTVPDLVATNIKIEKLGDGLFRDDKLSGKFPTLAQMASSQSPPAQLIASRTASPAVSAGSSQVRTPNVSYAGIASASPPPQITLPFTLPPKKQTQSGTASWRERAQGRAQSESQYQLIPSSIPDNWNPGRRGFDEPIRVNVQVMETIKRRKDNDKLCNNHYLRGPCAKKDICPFAHDYKINEDEIKAVAVLARQNPCSSGQYCEAEDCIYGHHCPSIRDGTCVHPYCKFSEEAHPPGTKYKSAYVHAN, encoded by the exons atgtctcATAAGATGAATCCGGCCGTCGGTGCTGATATAAGGGATTTCGTTCAGCGATTTCACGAGCTGACAGTGCAAAGAGATTCGATGGATAATCTTTTCAAG GACCTCGTGATATATTGCAATCAAGTCGAGAATGAACTTCGGCATGAAAGTCAGAGACTGCTCAACGCACAGATTGAACTTCAAAATGCGGCAGCTCAGAGGTCAGATCTGGAGCATCGCCTTCGCCTTTATGAAGCCGAGGAGCAGGATGCAAAAGTCAAAGTGAATAAAGAAATGGACAAGATAAAG AACCACAATCCTTATGTCATGGTGTTGATAGATGGCGATGGTCTTATG TTTAGAGATACATGGATCAAACAAGGTCTTGAAGGTGGTAAAAAAGTCGCCTATGCCTTACGCGCTGCCGTGGCGGAAAGATTTGGCGAAGAGGTTGAGGACTTGGAGATTGTGGCCAAAGTGGTGGCGAATCTTTCTGGCTTGGGCAAAGCCATGCAACGAGATGGCTGCGTGGATAGCCCGAGCACCCTGAAAGATTTTACACTTGGCTTCACACAAGCCAAAGCTACATTCGACTATATTGATGTTGGCTACGGCAAAGAAAGGGCTGATTCCAAAATTAAAG AAACAACTAGATGGCATCTACGAAATCACAACTGCAAGCACATTATGCTCGGCATTTCGCATGACGCCGGCTATGCCCCCTTTTTGGACGAAACTCTTCAAAATGAGGCTACCCGACAGAGgatcagcatcatcgaggGCGTCACTACCGTGCCTGATCTTGTCGCGACCAACATCAAGATAGAAAAGCTCGGGGACGGCCTCTTCCGCGACGATAAGCTTTCTGGGAAATTCCCTACGTTGGCTCAGATGGCATCTAGCCAATCACCCCCGGCTCAGCTGATTGCATCTCGAACAGCCAGCCCAGCTGTTAGCGCCGGCTCCAGCCAAGTTCGCACCCCGAACGTGTCCTATGCCGGGATCGCGAGTGCCAGTCCACCGCCACAGATTACACTTCCCTTTACGCTTCCACCGAAAAAGCAGACGCAGTCGGGAACGGCATCCTGGCGAGAGAGGGCCCAGGGCCGTGCCCAGTCCGAGTCACAGTACCAATTAATCCCGTCTAGCATACCGGATAATTGGAATCCTGGTCGTCGCGGCTTTGACGAGCCCATCAGGGTGAATGTGCAAGTGATGGAAACGATCAAGAGGCGAAAAGACAACGACAAACTATGCAACAACCATTACCTCCGTGGGCCATGCGCGAAGAAGGACATTTGCCCGTTTGCTCACGACTATAAGATTAACGAGGACGAGATCAAGGCGGTTGCTGTGCTAGCTCGCCAAAACCCGTGCTCGTCCGGCCAGTATTGCGAGGCAGAAGACTGCATATATGGCCACCAT TGTCCTAGCATCCGGGACGGCACCTGCGTCCATCCTTATTGCAAATTCTCGGAAGAGGCCCATCCTCCCGGAACAAAATACAAGAGTGCTTACGTCCACGCCAACTAA
- a CDS encoding uncharacterized protein (EggNog:ENOG41~TransMembrane:1 (o522-540i)) produces the protein MAGTSGARLRSGDELSFHVPNVIEGSKSAIGSCRAATAGRGTRKQAVSTRPARPPPANTRRTPDYIPPSRTTTMRQNKSLSRCLPWPRPGAMRNQGGSSTLCFLQKIERASTADGEDALSNASAPGQASHQDTFAVREKYKGLIRLLPARMYIDQLTEIFFADLNWQYFLVEPQNFNELLEQWSNIPFRLLSSRGPEALAPDLKVFPALLFQIIATALLVLPKSLHESFESLKYAANMTFEDLAIDYSESSMSILSLLGTKSLSTTSIQTGFLRSSFLKYTANVTESWHQVGKTIRDAQELGMHRDSLDPKPKSNDVESVLLNQWQIEKRRHLYMMLGSWDIHMCLILGRPGSMNYRHGFPTLPIDARFTLASDRSKTPVIPREEGVDPPTSLTRNILLYKTMLPLRDVLDLEPEGPCPRDWSKVLKIQQSIMDIHDATPAAFRIENPDRQWDHLPELHWLHQARCLSEQMFHFTLVALHRPYIFHREESRLEVIKGSLGMLEMQKRMFEGLPPKSWKNWQLFYGSFDAVTLIASIYILFPYENAEFREIAVQHCHWTVERFATMKDMNPLAKSALGVLRAVVARLVKAVGNCAPSSSVSPPVDLLRHNSNTTTPTSTSKTFGSTPTSSVGMASIEGSFKGHSESVSSGAAIPSTAEDSTASIPTMMPSGWDVSQDANGFTSMAPYFPMADLIYKDLTVDQIDNAPPQTDSDSLLLGDSFMWQFEGGFGEDTVWQLLNQHQPSGNESG, from the exons ATGGCCGGGACGAGCGGGGCCCGACTAAGAAGCGGAGACGAATTGTCATTTCATGTACCGAATGTCATCGAAGGAAGCAAAAG TGCGATCGGGAGCTGCCGTGCGGCAACTGCAGGTCGAGGAACAAGGAAACAAGCTGTTTCTACGAGGCCGGCGCGCCCACCGCCCGCGAACACGAGGCGCACGCCGGACTATATTCCTCCGAGCAgaacgacgacgatgagacaaaacaaaagtcTGAGCCGCTGTCTTCCGTGGCCTCGTCCTGGGGCTATGCGCAATCAGGGGGGGTCATCCACGCTCTGCTTCCTCCAGAAGATTGAGAGGGCCAGCACGGCGGATGGGGAGGATGCGCTGTCCAATGCCTCGGCGCCGGGGCAAGCATCGCATCAGGATACGTTTGCCGTCAGGGAAAAATACAAGGGGCTTATCCGACTGCTCCCCGCGAGGATGTACATTGACCAGCTGACGgaaatcttcttcgccgACCTCAACTGGCAGTACTTTCTGGTCGAGCCTCAGAACTTTAACGAGCTCCTGGAACAATGGTCCAATATACCCTTCAGGCTGCTTTCTTCGCGCGGCCCAGAAGCTTTGGCTCCGGACTTGAAGGTGTTTCCGGCGCTCTTGTTCCAGATCATTGCGACGGCGCTGCTTGTTCTTCCCAAGTCTCTCCATGAGTCGTTTGAGTCGCTCAAGTACGCTGCCAACATGACGTTTGAGGATCTGGCAATCGACTACAGCGAGTCCAGCATGTCTATTCTCAGTCTTTTGGGCACAAAGTCCCTGTCTACGACGTCGATTCAAACTGGATTCCTTCGATCATCCTTCCTCAAGTATACGGCCAACGTTACGGAATCG TGGCACCAAGTTGGTAAAACGATCAGAGATGCCCAAGAGCTGGGCATGCACCGAGATTCACTTGACCCAAAGCCGAAATCGAACGACGTAGAGAGTGTGTTGTTAAACCAGTGGCAAATTGAGAAAAGGAGACATTTATACATGATGCTTGGGTCATG GGATATTCACATGTGCCTCATTCTAGGCCGCCCCGGTTCTATGAATTACAGACACGGCTTCCCCACGCTGCCTATCGACGCCCGATTCACGTTGGCATCGGATCGCTCCAAAACTCCCGTCATCCCCAGAGAAGAGGGCGTTGACCCTCCAACGTCATTGACGAGAAATATACTCCTATACAAAACAATGTTGCCGCTGCGGGATGTTCTGGACCTAGAACCCGAAGGGCCATGCCCCAGGGACTGGTCAAAAGTGCTCAAGATACAACAAAGCATTATGGATATACACGATGCTACGCCGGCCGCCTTCCGGATAGAGAACCCAGACAGGCAATGGGATCACTTACCCGAACTGCACTGGCTTCATCAGGCAAGGTGTTTGTCTGAACAAATGTTCCATTTCACACTGGTTGCGCTCCATCGGCCCTACATTTTCCACCGAGAGGAGAGTCGACTTGAGGTGATTAAGGGCTCCCTCGGCATGCTAGAAATGCAGAAGCGCATGTTTGAAGGGCTGCCACCGAAATCGTGGAAGAA TTGGCAGTTATTCTACGGTAGCTTCGACGCAGTCACGTTGATTGCCTCTATTTACATCTTATTTCCTTACGAAAATGCAGAGTTTCGAGAAATTGCCGTGCAGCATTGTCACTGGACGGTCGAGCGATTCGCGACCATGAAGGATATGAATCCTCTCGCCAAGTCGGCATTAGGAGTTCTTCGAGCGGTGGTGGCTAGGCTCGTCAAAGCCGTTGGAAACTGcgcgccgtcttcttctgtcaGTCCTCCCGTCGATCTCTTGCGTCATAACTCCAATACCACTACGCCTACATCGACGAGCAAGACATTTGGATCGACACCAACAAGTTCGGTCGGCATGGCATCAATAGAAGGAAGCTTCAAAGGGCATTCTGAATCTGTATCGTCAGGCGCCGCCATTCCATCAACTGCTGAGGACTCGACGGCCTCCATTCCGACAATGATGCCCAGTGGATGGGACGTGTCACAAGATGCAAATGGCTTCACCAGTATGGCGCCGTATTTCCCGATGGCAGATCTCATCTATAAAGACCTCACAGTCGATCAGATCGACAACGCGCCACCACAGACAGATTCGGACTCATTACTACTAGGCGACTCATTCATGTGGCAATTTGAAGGAGGCTTTGGGGAGGACACAGTGTGGCAGCTCTTGAATCAGCACCAGCCCAGCGGTAACGAAAGCGGTTGA
- a CDS encoding uncharacterized protein (BUSCO:EOG092D37V8) — MASHPTLKTTFAARSEATTHPLTSYLLRLMDLKASNLCLSADVPTARELLYLADKIGPSIVVLKTHYDMVSGWDFHPDTGTGAKLASLARKHGFLIFEDRKFGDIGHTVELQYTSGSARIIDWAHIVNVNMVPGKASVASLAQGARRWLERYPCEVKTSVTVGTPTMDQFDDAEDAKDDEPVTVNGNGSNMMEKPIYAGRNGDGRKGSIVSITTVTQQYESAASPRLGKTIAEGDESLFPGIEEAPLNRGLLILAQMSSEGNFMTGEYTQACVEAAREHKDFVMGFISQEALNTQPDDDFIHMTPGCQLPPEDEDQQTNGKVGGDGQGQQYNTPHKIIGIAGSDIAIVGRGILKASDPVEEAERYRSAAWKAYTERLLR; from the coding sequence atggcatcacACCCGACCCTCAAGACGACCTTCGCCGCGAGGAGCGAGGCGACGACGCATCCTCTAACCTCTTATCTGCTCAGGCTCATGGACCTCAAGGCATCCAACCTCTGCTTGAGCGCCGACGTGCCCACGGCGCGAGAGCTCCTTTACCTTGCTGACAAAATCGGCCCCTCCATCGTTGTGCTCAAGACACACTACGACATGGTTTCTGGGTGGGATTTCCACCCGGACACTGGCACTGGCGCCAAGCTGGCCTCGCTGGCCCGAAAACACGGCTTCCTCATTTTCGAAGACCGCAAGTTCGGGGACATTGGCCACACAGTTGAGCTGCAGTACACCAGCGGCTCGGCGCGCATCATCGACTGGGCCCACATTGTCAACGTCAACATGGTACCAGGCAAGGCGTCTGTGGCCTCTCTGGCCCAGGGTGCCAGGCGATGGCTGGAGCGTTATCCGTGCGAGGTCAAGACATCCGTCACTGTTGGAACCCCTACCATGGACCAGTttgacgatgccgaagatgccaaagatgatgagcctGTTACGGTCAACGGCAATGGATCCAacatgatggagaagccTATATACGCCGGCCGCAATGGCGACGGCCGCAAGGGAAGCATCGTTTCCATCACTACTGTTACTCAGCAGTACGAATCCGCCGCCTCGCCGCGACTAGGAAAGACAATCGCAGAGGGAGATGAGTCACTATTTCCAGGAATCGAAGAGGCGCCGCTGAACCGTGgtctcctcatcctcgcccaGATGTCCAGCGAAGGCAACTTTATGACTGGGGAATACACCCAAGCTTGCGTCGAGGCAGCTCGGGAACACAAGGACTTTGTTATGGGCTTCATCTCACAAGAGGCGCTGAACACACAGCCAGACGACGACTTTATCCACATGACCCCAGGCTGCCAGCTTCCTCCCGAAGACGAAGATCAGCAGACAAACGGCAAGGTGGGAGGAGATGGCCAAGGCCAGCAGTACAACACGCCGCACAAGATTATTGGCATCGCCGGCAGCGACATTGCCATTGTGGGCAGAGGCATTCTGAAGGCTTCTGATCCCGTCGAAGAGGCAGAACGTTACCGGTCAGCGGCATGGAAAGCTTACACAGAGAGGTTGCTGcgataa